The Felis catus isolate Fca126 chromosome X, F.catus_Fca126_mat1.0, whole genome shotgun sequence genome includes a region encoding these proteins:
- the LOC102899188 gene encoding histone H2A-Bbd type 2/3, with product MPVRRSRRGSSSGQSRVRSRTARAELTFSVSHMERLLREGRYSQRLGASAPIFLAAVIQSLTAKVLELAGIEARNSGRRLITPDVLDMVVHNHPLLSAFFQSTIISQAVPGWY from the coding sequence ATGCCTGTGAGGAGGAGCCGTCGAGGGTCGTCCAGTGGCCAGAGCCGGGTCCGCTCCCGCACTGCCCGAGCCGAGTTGACGTTCTCCGTGAGCCACATGGAGCGCCTCCTGCGGGAGGGCCGCTACTCGCAGCGCCTGGGCGCGTCCGCCCCGATCTTCCTAGCGGCCGTCATCCAGTCCCTGACGGCCAAGGTCCTGGAGCTGGCCGGCATCGAGGCCCGGAACAGCGGCAGGAGGCTCATCACCCCGGATGTCCTGGACATGGTGGTCCACAACCACCCGCTGCTCAGCGCCTTCTTCCAGTCCACCATCATCTCCCAGGCGGTCCCGGGCTGGTACTAG
- the LOC111558727 gene encoding 40-kDa huntingtin-associated protein has product MAASAPGLGGAAGPGPEAGDFLARYRQVSSKLKKRFLRKPNVAEAGEQFGQLGRELRAQECLPYAAWCQLAVARCQQALFHGPGEALALTEAARLFLRQERDARQRLACPAAYGEPLQAAANALGAAVRLHLELGQPAAAAALCLELAAALRDLGQPAAAAGHFQRAAHLQLPQLPLAALQALGDAASCQLLARDYNGALAVFTRMQRLAREHGSHPVPPPPPPPPPPPPPGPQVGPGAAPALPAALLPANGGPAPAPSPATLGAFSDVLVRCEVSRVLLLLLLQPPPAKLLPEHAHTLEKYSWEAFDGHGQESGGQLPDELFLLLQSLVMATHEKDTEAVKSLQVEMWPLLSAEQNHLLHLVLQETVSPSGQGI; this is encoded by the coding sequence ATGGCGGCGTCCGCGCCCGGCCTGGGCGGCGCTGCGGGCCCGGGCCCCGAGGCCGGGGACTTCTTGGCGCGGTACCGCCAGGTGTCGAGCAAGCTGAAGAAGCGGTTCCTGCGGAAGCCCAACGTGGCGGAGGCGGGCGAGCAGTTCGGGCAGCTGGGCCGGGAGCTGCGCGCCCAGGAGTGCCTGCCCTACGCGGCCTGGTGCCAGCTGGCGGTGGCGCGCTGCCAGCAGGCGCTCTTCCACGGGCCTGGGGAGGCGCTGGCGCTCACCGAGGCCGCCCGCCTCTTCCTGCGGCAGGAGCGCGACGCGCGCCAGCGACTCGCCTGCCCGGCGGCCTACGGGGAGCCGCTGCAGGCCGCCGCCAACGCCCTGGGCGCCGCCGTGCGCCTGCACCTCGAGCTGGGCCagccggccgccgccgccgccctctgCCTGGAGCTGGCCGCCGCCCTGCGCGACCTGGGCCagccggccgccgccgccggccaCTTCCAGCGCGCCGCCCACCTGCAGCTCCCGCAGCTGCCCCTGGCCGCGCTGCAGGCGCTTGGCGACGCCGCCTCCTGCCAGCTGCTGGCGCGCGACTACAACGGCGCCCTGGCGGTCTTCACGCGCATGCAGCGCCTGGCGCGGGAGCACGGCAGCCACCCggtgccgccgccgcccccgccgcccccgccgccgccgcctccggggCCACAGGTCGGGCCCGGCGCGGCCCCGGCCCTGCCCGCCGCGCTGCTCCCTGCGAACGGCGGCCCTGCGCCCGCGCCCTCTCCCGCCACGCTGGGCGCCTTCTCCGACGTGCTGGTCCGCTGCGAGGTGTCCCgcgtgctgctgctgctgctgctgcaacCGCCGCCCGCCAAGCTCCTGCCGGAGCACGCCCACACTCTGGAGAAGTACTCCTGGGAGGCTTTCGACGGCCACGGGCAGGAGAGCGGCGGCCAGCTTCCTGACGAGCTGTTCCTGCTGCTGCAGTCCTTGGTCATGGCCACCCACGAAAAGGACACGGAAGCCGTCAAGTCGCTGCAAGTGGAGATGTGGCCACTGTTGAGTGCCGAGCAGAACCACCTCCTTCACCTGGTTCTGCAAGAAACCGTCTCCCCCTCGGGACAGGGCATCTGA